Proteins from one Epinephelus moara isolate mb chromosome 1, YSFRI_EMoa_1.0, whole genome shotgun sequence genomic window:
- the spi1b gene encoding transcription factor PU.1b isoform X1 → MLHPYRMESYLIPPQHSEEMYDPEIYRHQIAEYYNPYVLDTDIQADHWDYHPHPHVHPVEFENLQEANFTELQSVQALHPPGLIRHDTIRYDAENLLDPNLGAHPHVLQQPVAFFPRAVYPPHVSQRSSDDEDHEGRSPPLEVSDEECLRDRVPYVTPGELGNKKKIRLYQFLLDLLRNGDMKDSIWWVDRDKGTFQFSSKHKEALAHRWGIQKGNRKKMTYQKMARALRNYGKTGEVKKIKKKLTYQFSDEVLGKTHLERKYL, encoded by the exons ATGTTGCATCCATACAGAATGGAGAGCTACCTCATCCCACCC CAGCACTCAGAAGAAATGTACGATCCTGAGATCTACAGACATCAAATAGCAGAATATTATAATCCATATGTCTTAGATACAGATATCCAGGCAG ATCACTGGGACTACCACCCTCACCCTCATGTACACCCTGTAGAGTTTGAAAACCTCCAAGAGGCCAActtcacagagctgcagagtgtgCAGGCTCTCCACCCGCCCGGCCTCATACGACACGACACCATACGATACGATGCAGAAAACCTGCTCGATCCAAATCTTGGGGCGCATCCACATGTGTTACAGCAACCA GTAGCGTTCTTCCCTCGAGCTGTGTATCCACCACACGTGTCCCAGCGCAGCTCTGATGACGAGGATCATGAAGGACGAAGTCCCCCGCTCGAGGTGTCTGATGAGGAGTGTCTGAGAGATCGAGTCCCTTATGTCACACCAGGAGAGCTGG GGAATAAAAAGAAGATCCGTTTGTACCAGTTCCTGTTGGACCTTTTAAGGAACGGTGATATGAAGGACAGTATCTGGTGGGTGGACAGAGACAAAGGGACATTCCAGTTTTCTTCCAAACACAAGGAGGCTCTCGCACACCGCTGGGGAATCCAGAAGGGAAACCGCAAAAAAATGACCTATCAGAAGATGGCTCGTGCTTTGCGCAACTACGGCAAAACTGGAGAGGTGAAAAAGATAAAGAAGAAGCTGACGTACCAGTTCAGCGACGAGGTGCTGGGGAAGACTCATCTGGAGAGAAAATATCTGTAG
- the spi1b gene encoding transcription factor PU.1b isoform X2, which translates to MLHPYRMESYLIPPHSEEMYDPEIYRHQIAEYYNPYVLDTDIQADHWDYHPHPHVHPVEFENLQEANFTELQSVQALHPPGLIRHDTIRYDAENLLDPNLGAHPHVLQQPVAFFPRAVYPPHVSQRSSDDEDHEGRSPPLEVSDEECLRDRVPYVTPGELGNKKKIRLYQFLLDLLRNGDMKDSIWWVDRDKGTFQFSSKHKEALAHRWGIQKGNRKKMTYQKMARALRNYGKTGEVKKIKKKLTYQFSDEVLGKTHLERKYL; encoded by the exons ATGTTGCATCCATACAGAATGGAGAGCTACCTCATCCCACCC CACTCAGAAGAAATGTACGATCCTGAGATCTACAGACATCAAATAGCAGAATATTATAATCCATATGTCTTAGATACAGATATCCAGGCAG ATCACTGGGACTACCACCCTCACCCTCATGTACACCCTGTAGAGTTTGAAAACCTCCAAGAGGCCAActtcacagagctgcagagtgtgCAGGCTCTCCACCCGCCCGGCCTCATACGACACGACACCATACGATACGATGCAGAAAACCTGCTCGATCCAAATCTTGGGGCGCATCCACATGTGTTACAGCAACCA GTAGCGTTCTTCCCTCGAGCTGTGTATCCACCACACGTGTCCCAGCGCAGCTCTGATGACGAGGATCATGAAGGACGAAGTCCCCCGCTCGAGGTGTCTGATGAGGAGTGTCTGAGAGATCGAGTCCCTTATGTCACACCAGGAGAGCTGG GGAATAAAAAGAAGATCCGTTTGTACCAGTTCCTGTTGGACCTTTTAAGGAACGGTGATATGAAGGACAGTATCTGGTGGGTGGACAGAGACAAAGGGACATTCCAGTTTTCTTCCAAACACAAGGAGGCTCTCGCACACCGCTGGGGAATCCAGAAGGGAAACCGCAAAAAAATGACCTATCAGAAGATGGCTCGTGCTTTGCGCAACTACGGCAAAACTGGAGAGGTGAAAAAGATAAAGAAGAAGCTGACGTACCAGTTCAGCGACGAGGTGCTGGGGAAGACTCATCTGGAGAGAAAATATCTGTAG